The stretch of DNA CTCTTGCGACAGCCGGCAGCCCACACTATTTAATACTAGCGGCCACCCTAACACTGCTCTCCGGGCTGATTCTCACGGGACTAGGCTTACTCAAGCTGGGCCAAATTACTCGCATACTGTCATTACCGGTCGTTCAAGGCTTTAGCGCTGGCACCGCGCTGTTAATTGCACTGGGGCAAACTGGCAGCTTGCTTGGGACAAAGTGGCAGGGTGACACTCTACCCAAGTTACTCCAGCATTTACCAAGCGCATTAGCTCAACTTAAGCCAGGCACGATGATCTTAGGGGTGATCGGATTACTACTGCTCTGGCTAGCAGGCTCTGAGCGGCTTAGTCAGCATTTTGCGCGCTTGCGACTACCAATCAAGCCAGAATTGTTTAGTAAAATTTTGCCACTAATCATGCTCTGCCTGCTGGCGTCAATGATTAACTGGCTCAACCTCACTCAATACAGCAAAACGTTAGGGCCATTACCCTCGGCAGCATTCGATCTGCAATCGATCAACCTAAATAGTGAAGCTTTAAGTAATTTATTGGCACCCGCCCTACTCATTGGACTTGCGGGTTTTTTGCAGAGCATCACCGTGGCTCAGCAAATTGCCAGTCACAAGCAGCAATATATCGATCCAAATCGGGAATTGCTTGCATTGGGTCACTGCAATCTAGCTGCGGCATTATTTGGCGGCATGCCCGTCAGCGGCGGGTTTTCCCGCACCGTAGTAAATAGTAATGCCGGGGCCCACACACCGCTTGCCGGTATTCTTTCTGCGCTCTGGCTTGTGCTGGCACTCTGGATGCTACTGCCTTACCTTGCCTATTTACCGCAACCGCTACTGGCCGCCACAATTATTTTGGCCACGACCAAAATGATTTCATGGCAGCAATTTCGCAAAGCATGGCACTTCGATCGGCGCGATGGCACAGCCTGGATCATGACATTTGCTGGAGTTCTACTCACAGGCCCAATGTTAGGCATTGCAATCGGTATTGGTATTGCTTTGCTAATGTACTTATTGCGCAGTCAGCAACCCCATATTGCGGTCGTGGGCCGCGTACCGAACAGCGAACACTATCGCAATGTATTGCGCTTTCAAGTTGAAACGCAGCCCGACATTTTGGCAATTCGAATCGATGAGAATCTTTATTTTGCTAACATCAACCAGATTCTAGAAAAAATAAATCAGCAATTAGCCAATCATCCTGAGACGAAGCATTTGGTGTTGATTTTATCCGCAGTCAATAGCATTGATTACAGTGCGCTCAATGCCTTACAAAGTTGGCATAACACACTCAAAACGATGCACATCGAATTGCATCTGGCCGAAGTAAAAGGGCCAGTATTAGATACGCTGCTGCACGGTGACCTACTTAGCGAGTTAAGTCACCCACCATTTATCTCGACCCATGCCGCGATGCAAACACTTGCTCTAAGTTGCGATAGCGATTACACCATCTAGGTATATGCCTACAAAAAAGACAGTACACGCCCTAGAAGCATATACATCATTTTTTGAATACGATCAGGTGATCCATCTCCAGCTCAATCCCGATGTCTTCACCAATGGCATGATTATGGTGACTTGGCACTAAAGACAATAGCGTCTGCCCTGATGGCAAGCCCAAGGTGTACAGGAACTGAGCCCCCCGAAATGCTTTCGCCAACACGCGTGCCTTCAATGAGCTAGCATCATTATGCTGAATATCATCAGGGCGAATCAGCACTTCCATCTCACACCCAACACAACACTCAACCGGAGCGGTGCGGCAAATTTGCCCCAATTCAAATTCAATGCATTGTGGCGCAGTCAAGCGTGCAGGCAGCAACACGCCCTCACCAATAAAATTGGCGACAAAGCGATCGGCAGGCTCATGATACAAATCATAGGGTGTTCCCCACTGACAGATACGGCCCTCACTCATCACGCCAATTTGATCAGCCACCGCAAAAGCTTCCCGCTGATCATGCGTTACCAAAATAGCCGTCGTGCCGGTTTGTTTTAAAATGGCGCGGACTTCTTGCCCAAGCCGCTCACGCAACTCGACATCCAAATTTGAAAACGGCTCATCGAGTAGCAGCAACCGCGGCTGCGGCGCCAAAGCACGCGCCAATGCTACCCTCTGCTGCTGGCCGCCCGATAACTCATGCACATAGCGTTGACCCAATTCGCCCAAGCCTACCATGTCGAGCATTTGCTGCACTCGGATCTGGCGCTCAGACTTCGCTAAATGCCGTAAACCAAATGCGACATTGCCAGCCACGGTCAGATGTGGAAAAAGCGCGTAATCCTGAAACACCATCCCAACACCACGCAATTGCGCAGGAATCTGTTTGTCAGGCGCAGAAACTTGCTCCCCATTGAGCGCAATACTGCCCGAGCGTAGACTTTCGAACCCAGCAATAGCCCGCAGTACCGTGGTTTTACCGCAACCAGAAGCACCCAGCAGACAGGCAATCTCACCGGGCTGCAACTGAAATGAAAGGCCTGCAACCACATTGCGAGCTTCAAAACCAATACTGATATTCTCAACCGTTAACAGTGACATTGTTTTTCCACAAATTCATTCCGTGCTCTTAGTCTTCCGACTTGAGCACCAAGAGCACAACCGGAATTAAACCAGTCAACACAATCATCAAACTCGGCAATGCGGCATTGGCCCACATCCCTTCCGAGGTCATCTCAAAGACCCGCACGGCCAAGGTGTCCCAGCCAAAGGGGCGAGTCATCAAGGTAATCGGCATCTCTTTCATCACATCGACAAAACACATTAATACTGCGGTGAGCACCCCGCCCCGCAACATAGGCAGATGTAAGCGCCACAGCAGCTGGCGCTGACTCAAACCCAATGAGCGTGCCGCGTCTTCCTGATTGCGACTGATACGCTGCATGGCACTATCCATCGGCTGAAAAGCGACCGCCATAAACCGTGCAGCAAGGGCCAATAACATCACAGCTACGGATCCTTTAAGGATTTGATAGCCAGCAAAACCGAGGCTTTGTGCCAGTGGAATCAGCAGATTATCTAGCCACGCAATTGGCAAAAACACGCCAACAGCCAACACAGAACCCGGCACCGCATACCCCAAGGTCGCCAACCGCACTGTCCAACGCGTCATGCGCCCTGCAAAACGGCGCTGAATAAACACCAAGCACAGTGACAAGACGGCAACGATAAGCGCAGCCAACAGCGAAATTGCCATTGAGCGCAGAGTAAAGCCGAAATAACGCGCATCGAGATCTTCGCGCCAAATGCTACTTACCCAAAATAAGAGCTGTAGCAATGGCACGACAAAAGCCATACACAGCACCAGCGTACACACCACGACTGCCATAGCACGGTGCCAGCCATGCAACTGAATCCGTTCAGCAGCGACAATTCGGCCATGATATTGGCGTGAGCCGCGCGCCCAATGCTCCAATCCAACCAAGACCAGCACAAACAACACCAACAAGGATGCAAGCTGTGAGGCAGCGGGCAAATTGAACAAGGCAAACCAAGATTTGTAGATTGCGGTCGTAAAGGTATCAAAATTGAATATCGAAACGGCACCAAAATCGGCCAAGGTTTCCATGAGCGCTAAGGTTAAACCACCAATCAACCAAGGCCGCGCCATGGGCAGCGCCACTTGCCAGAAACCCTGCTGGCGTGACATGCCCAGCATTTGCGCAGCTTCCAGCGCACGCTTTCCCTGCGTCAAAAATGCATTCCGCGCCAGCAAATAGACATAGGGATAAAATGCTAGCGACAACACCAAAACTACACCGCCAGTTGATCGCACCCGCGGAAACCAGCTTGAATCACCAGTTAATTCGCGCAATGTCGTTTGCACTGGGCCAGTAAAATCGAATAAGCCAACCTGAACAAAAGCCAGCACATAGGCCGGCATCGCTAGAGGTAGCATCAGCGCCCAGCTAAAAAAGCGCCGCCCGGGAAACTCGCATACGGCGGTAAACCATGCGAGTGGAACGCCCAGCAATAGCACTCCGCAGCCGACGCCCAGTAATAAAATCAAGGTATTTTTAAGTACATCAGGCAGCACATAATCGATCAGATGCGTCCAAATTTCTGGCTGCGGATCCAGAAACGCCCCCAGAACCACTAAAAGTGGCACCAAGGTCAGCAGTGCAATCGGCATGGCTAGCAATACACCACGCAGCGATGATAAGCGCATAAAGTGAAATCTCGTCAAAGACAAAGGGCAGCACCGGCTAAAACCGGTCTGCCCCAGATAATTAATTGCCAGTTTAGCAACAATGCTAAACCACTGTTAGCCCATTACTTGTAACCTGCACGATCCATCAGTTTAACAGCTGCGCCTTGCAATTCGCCGGCTTTGCTCATATTGATCAGATTTTGCTTGAACGGGCCCCAGCTACTCACCAACACATCCGCCTTTACTTTAGGGTTGGCTGGAAACTCCATATCTTTATCAGCATACAGATTTTGGGCTTTTTCCGAAGAGAGCCATTCCATCAATTTAATAGCGCCAGCTTCATTTTTGGCATAGCGCGTTACACCAGCACCCGAAATATTGACATGAGTACCATTGGTTTTCTGATTAGCCCAGAATAGTTTTACTGGATATGCATCGCGCTTATCTGCAGGCAATTTGTCCAGAATACGGCCAAAGTAATAGGTATTCACAATACCAACTGCACATTGACCTGCGGCAACCGACTCAATCAGCTTGGTATCATCGGCAAAAACATCCGTTGCCAAGTTTGCCACCCAGCCACGAACGATTTGCTCGGTTTTTGCTTCACCCTGCTGCGCAATCATCATGCCGACCAATGATTGGTTGTAAACTTTTTTGCTGGTGCGCAGACACAATTTGCCTTTAAATTTTGGGTCAGCAAGGTCTTCGTAGCTTGATAGCTGATCTGCCTTGATCAGACTCGGGTTGTAAACCATCGTACGCGCACGCACAGACAAGCCAAACCATTGATTGCGTGCATCACGCAAGTGAGGTGGGATATTTTCTGTTAAGGTTTTTGAGTTTACCGTTTTAAGCAAACCCATATTGGCGGCCTGCCACAAATTGCCCGCATCAACCGTGATCAGCATATCGGCGGGAGTATTACTGCCCTCTGCCTGTAACCGCGCCATCAATGGGCCTTCTTTATCGGTTAACACTTTC from Chitinibacter fontanus encodes:
- a CDS encoding SulP family inorganic anion transporter, translated to MPLIHKLPRWVQDYQRNNLAGDVIASIIVALLLIPQGLAYAQLAGLPPMAGLYASIGPLLVYGFVGTSMPQSVGPMAITSAMTAAALTPLATAGSPHYLILAATLTLLSGLILTGLGLLKLGQITRILSLPVVQGFSAGTALLIALGQTGSLLGTKWQGDTLPKLLQHLPSALAQLKPGTMILGVIGLLLLWLAGSERLSQHFARLRLPIKPELFSKILPLIMLCLLASMINWLNLTQYSKTLGPLPSAAFDLQSINLNSEALSNLLAPALLIGLAGFLQSITVAQQIASHKQQYIDPNRELLALGHCNLAAALFGGMPVSGGFSRTVVNSNAGAHTPLAGILSALWLVLALWMLLPYLAYLPQPLLAATIILATTKMISWQQFRKAWHFDRRDGTAWIMTFAGVLLTGPMLGIAIGIGIALLMYLLRSQQPHIAVVGRVPNSEHYRNVLRFQVETQPDILAIRIDENLYFANINQILEKINQQLANHPETKHLVLILSAVNSIDYSALNALQSWHNTLKTMHIELHLAEVKGPVLDTLLHGDLLSELSHPPFISTHAAMQTLALSCDSDYTI
- a CDS encoding ABC transporter ATP-binding protein, whose translation is MSLLTVENISIGFEARNVVAGLSFQLQPGEIACLLGASGCGKTTVLRAIAGFESLRSGSIALNGEQVSAPDKQIPAQLRGVGMVFQDYALFPHLTVAGNVAFGLRHLAKSERQIRVQQMLDMVGLGELGQRYVHELSGGQQQRVALARALAPQPRLLLLDEPFSNLDVELRERLGQEVRAILKQTGTTAILVTHDQREAFAVADQIGVMSEGRICQWGTPYDLYHEPADRFVANFIGEGVLLPARLTAPQCIEFELGQICRTAPVECCVGCEMEVLIRPDDIQHNDASSLKARVLAKAFRGAQFLYTLGLPSGQTLLSLVPSHHNHAIGEDIGIELEMDHLIVFKK
- a CDS encoding ABC transporter permease — translated: MRLSSLRGVLLAMPIALLTLVPLLVVLGAFLDPQPEIWTHLIDYVLPDVLKNTLILLLGVGCGVLLLGVPLAWFTAVCEFPGRRFFSWALMLPLAMPAYVLAFVQVGLFDFTGPVQTTLRELTGDSSWFPRVRSTGGVVLVLSLAFYPYVYLLARNAFLTQGKRALEAAQMLGMSRQQGFWQVALPMARPWLIGGLTLALMETLADFGAVSIFNFDTFTTAIYKSWFALFNLPAASQLASLLVLFVLVLVGLEHWARGSRQYHGRIVAAERIQLHGWHRAMAVVVCTLVLCMAFVVPLLQLLFWVSSIWREDLDARYFGFTLRSMAISLLAALIVAVLSLCLVFIQRRFAGRMTRWTVRLATLGYAVPGSVLAVGVFLPIAWLDNLLIPLAQSLGFAGYQILKGSVAVMLLALAARFMAVAFQPMDSAMQRISRNQEDAARSLGLSQRQLLWRLHLPMLRGGVLTAVLMCFVDVMKEMPITLMTRPFGWDTLAVRVFEMTSEGMWANAALPSLMIVLTGLIPVVLLVLKSED
- a CDS encoding extracellular solute-binding protein, whose product is MNKIVLSAVGLSLLSALASAETVTVYSSRNDQLIKPLFDAYTKETGVEVKVLTDKEGPLMARLQAEGSNTPADMLITVDAGNLWQAANMGLLKTVNSKTLTENIPPHLRDARNQWFGLSVRARTMVYNPSLIKADQLSSYEDLADPKFKGKLCLRTSKKVYNQSLVGMMIAQQGEAKTEQIVRGWVANLATDVFADDTKLIESVAAGQCAVGIVNTYYFGRILDKLPADKRDAYPVKLFWANQKTNGTHVNISGAGVTRYAKNEAGAIKLMEWLSSEKAQNLYADKDMEFPANPKVKADVLVSSWGPFKQNLINMSKAGELQGAAVKLMDRAGYK